One genomic segment of Mycoplasmopsis agalactiae PG2 includes these proteins:
- a CDS encoding HU family DNA-binding protein — protein sequence MTKKEFVKAIANKMEVSVKRADQFFDAFVFVLKEELIAESKVQLSSLGIFETKIRRGRDTINPFTMSELSVPEKRVIKFTPSKYLRELVNF from the coding sequence ATGACTAAAAAAGAATTTGTCAAGGCAATCGCTAATAAAATGGAAGTTTCAGTAAAAAGGGCAGATCAATTTTTTGACGCTTTTGTATTCGTACTTAAGGAAGAATTAATTGCCGAAAGCAAAGTACAACTTTCATCTTTAGGTATTTTTGAAACAAAAATTAGAAGGGGTCGTGATACTATAAATCCTTTTACAATGAGTGAGTTATCAGTGCCTGAAAAACGTGTTATTAAATTTACTCCTTCTAAATATCTAAGAGAGCTAGTTAACTTCTAA
- the rplF gene encoding 50S ribosomal protein L6 — translation MSRVGNRILSIPANVSLTQDGTLLTIEGPLGKLQRNISPLIALKVENNTISTIRANEEKSTKQLHGTTNALISNMLIGVSKGYKKELVIKGVGFKFTLKGDILEVSAGYSHLVNLDIPAGLKVEVPKPVELVISGIDKEIVGQFAAVVRAVRKPIPYSGKGIAYKDEVIRRKEGKTASK, via the coding sequence ATGTCTCGTGTCGGAAATAGAATATTAAGTATTCCTGCAAATGTTTCACTTACTCAAGATGGTACACTTTTAACAATTGAAGGTCCACTTGGTAAATTACAAAGAAACATCAGCCCATTAATTGCGCTTAAAGTGGAAAATAATACAATTAGCACAATTAGAGCAAATGAAGAAAAGTCTACAAAGCAATTACATGGAACTACTAATGCACTTATTTCAAATATGTTAATTGGTGTTTCAAAAGGCTATAAAAAAGAATTAGTTATCAAAGGTGTTGGTTTTAAATTCACACTTAAAGGTGATATTTTAGAAGTTTCTGCTGGTTACTCACACTTAGTAAACTTAGATATTCCTGCTGGATTAAAAGTTGAAGTACCTAAACCAGTTGAATTAGTAATTTCAGGTATCGATAAAGAAATTGTTGGTCAATTTGCAGCTGTTGTTAGAGCTGTAAGAAAACCTATACCATACTCAGGTAAAGGTATTGCATACAAAGATGAAGTTATTCGTCGTAAAGAAGGAAAAACTGCTTCTAAGTAG
- the recA gene encoding recombinase RecA, protein MKNENNENNKQMDLIKRTLNEITRKFGQEAIMMFNQDSIDEQVETFSSGSYLLNSALGIGGYPKGRIVEIYGPESSGKTTLCLHAIAEVQKQGGIAAFIDAEHAIDPLYARNLGIDLNTLILSQPDSGEQAMEIVDILAKSGAVDLIVVDSVAALVPIAELEGEMRDMQVGVQARLMSKALRKITGNLHKNKTTVIFVNQIREKIGVMFGNPETTTGGRALKFYASIRLEVRKTTSITEGKDITGNEIKIKVVKNKLSAPYKSFTTEILFSKGIDATGELIELACEKGIFDKKGAWYAYQGKNITQGKRALKEFLENNLEFKQEIEKLVL, encoded by the coding sequence ATGAAAAATGAAAATAACGAAAACAATAAACAAATGGATTTAATAAAAAGAACATTAAATGAAATCACAAGAAAATTTGGGCAAGAAGCTATTATGATGTTTAATCAAGATTCAATTGATGAGCAAGTAGAAACCTTTTCATCTGGTAGTTATTTATTAAATAGTGCACTTGGCATTGGAGGCTATCCTAAAGGCAGAATAGTCGAAATTTATGGCCCTGAAAGTAGTGGTAAAACCACTCTTTGCCTTCATGCAATTGCAGAAGTGCAAAAGCAAGGTGGCATAGCAGCTTTTATTGATGCTGAGCATGCAATTGATCCGCTTTATGCACGAAATTTGGGTATTGATTTAAACACACTTATTTTAAGTCAACCTGATAGTGGCGAGCAGGCTATGGAAATAGTTGATATTTTAGCTAAATCAGGCGCTGTTGATTTAATTGTAGTTGATAGTGTAGCTGCACTTGTGCCTATTGCTGAATTAGAAGGCGAAATGAGAGATATGCAAGTTGGTGTGCAAGCTAGATTAATGTCAAAAGCTTTAAGAAAAATTACAGGCAACTTGCATAAAAATAAAACAACGGTTATTTTTGTTAACCAAATAAGAGAAAAAATTGGTGTTATGTTTGGCAATCCCGAAACAACAACGGGAGGTAGAGCGCTTAAGTTTTATGCTTCAATAAGACTCGAAGTAAGAAAAACTACTTCTATTACTGAAGGAAAAGATATCACAGGTAATGAAATAAAAATTAAAGTGGTTAAAAATAAATTAAGTGCTCCATATAAGAGTTTTACTACCGAAATTTTATTCTCTAAAGGTATTGATGCTACAGGTGAATTAATAGAATTAGCCTGTGAAAAAGGCATATTTGACAAAAAGGGTGCTTGATATGCATATCAAGGCAAGAACATCACTCAAGGCAAAAGAGCTCTTAAAGAATTTTTAGAAAACAACTTAGAATTTAAACAAGAAATAGAAAAATTAGTGCTATAA
- the rpsQ gene encoding 30S ribosomal protein S17, protein MERNTRKTLQGKVTSARGDKTIIVEVESHRSHALYSKRYRVAKKFAVHDENNIAKVNDIVTIMETRPLSKTKHFRLVAVKQAAMQGEK, encoded by the coding sequence ATGGAAAGAAATACACGTAAAACATTACAAGGCAAAGTTACATCTGCTCGTGGTGATAAAACTATCATTGTTGAAGTTGAAAGCCACAGATCACATGCTTTGTATTCAAAACGTTATAGAGTAGCCAAAAAATTTGCTGTACATGATGAAAATAACATTGCTAAAGTTAACGATATCGTGACAATTATGGAAACAAGACCACTTTCAAAGACAAAACATTTCCGTTTAGTTGCAGTTAAACAAGCTGCTATGCAAGGAGAAAAATAA
- the rplB gene encoding 50S ribosomal protein L2, with amino-acid sequence MAVKHYKPVTNGRRNMSSLDYSKNLSGHAPEKSLLVILKKNSGRNNQGKITVRHQGGRVKRYYRIIDFKRNKDDIPATVKSIEYDPNRSANICLLAYADGEKRYILAPEGIKVGQKVVSGNNVDILVGNSLPLSNIPEGTFVHNVEMQPGGGGIIARSAGTSAQILGKDDDGKYVVLRLKSGEMRRILARCRATIGTVGNGEHSLVLLGKAGRSRHLGVRPTVRGSVMNPIDHPHGGGVSKQPIGRKAPLTPWGKKALGVKTRKTKKSSTKLILRRRKDSK; translated from the coding sequence ATGGCAGTTAAACATTACAAGCCAGTTACAAATGGTCGCCGTAATATGTCATCTCTAGATTATTCAAAAAATCTAAGCGGTCACGCACCTGAAAAATCATTATTAGTGATTTTAAAAAAAAATTCAGGTCGTAATAACCAAGGTAAAATTACAGTTAGACACCAAGGTGGCCGTGTAAAGAGATACTATCGTATTATTGACTTTAAACGTAACAAAGACGATATTCCAGCAACTGTTAAATCAATCGAATATGACCCAAACAGATCGGCAAATATTTGTTTATTAGCATATGCTGATGGTGAAAAAAGATATATTTTAGCACCTGAAGGTATTAAAGTCGGTCAAAAAGTTGTTTCAGGAAACAATGTTGATATTTTAGTAGGTAACTCATTACCACTTTCAAATATTCCTGAAGGTACATTTGTACACAACGTTGAAATGCAACCTGGTGGTGGCGGAATTATCGCTAGAAGTGCAGGAACATCTGCACAAATCTTAGGTAAAGATGATGACGGTAAATATGTGGTATTACGTCTTAAATCAGGCGAAATGCGTAGAATTTTAGCACGTTGCCGTGCAACAATTGGTACAGTTGGCAACGGTGAACATTCATTAGTTCTTTTAGGTAAAGCTGGTAGAAGTAGACATTTAGGTGTTCGTCCAACAGTTCGTGGTTCTGTTATGAACCCAATCGATCACCCACATGGTGGTGGTGTAAGTAAGCAACCTATTGGACGTAAGGCTCCTTTAACTCCTTGAGGTAAAAAAGCTCTTGGTGTTAAAACAAGAAAAACTAAGAAATCTTCAACAAAATTGATTTTAAGAAGAAGAAAGGACTCTAAATAA
- the rpsJ gene encoding 30S ribosomal protein S10 — MSKVNIKVKSFDHSLADFGAKKIIELATKSNTKFSGPVPLPTKREVVTILRSVHINKKSREQFESRTFQRLIVFINPSEQTIDKLKRLELPSGVEIQVSQK; from the coding sequence ATGAGTAAAGTTAATATCAAAGTGAAAAGTTTTGATCACTCATTAGCTGATTTTGGGGCTAAAAAAATAATTGAATTAGCAACCAAAAGCAATACTAAATTCAGTGGTCCAGTTCCACTTCCTACCAAAAGAGAAGTGGTTACTATCTTAAGATCAGTTCACATTAACAAAAAGTCACGTGAACAGTTTGAAAGTAGAACTTTCCAAAGATTGATTGTTTTCATTAACCCTAGTGAACAAACAATTGACAAACTTAAAAGACTTGAATTACCTTCAGGTGTTGAAATTCAAGTTTCACAAAAATAA
- the rplN gene encoding 50S ribosomal protein L14 has translation MVLELSKLNVADNSGAKEVGVIRVLGGSRKKTANIGDVIICSVKKAIPTGIVKEGQVVKAVIVRSVYGIHRENGQHIRFDDNAVVIIKDDKTPRGTRVFGPVARELRDKGYLKIVSLAPEVL, from the coding sequence ATGGTTTTAGAACTATCCAAATTAAATGTTGCTGATAACTCAGGAGCAAAAGAAGTTGGTGTTATTAGAGTTCTTGGTGGTTCACGTAAAAAAACAGCAAACATTGGTGACGTAATTATTTGCTCAGTTAAAAAAGCTATTCCTACAGGTATTGTTAAAGAAGGTCAAGTAGTTAAAGCTGTTATTGTTAGATCAGTTTACGGTATTCACCGTGAAAATGGTCAACACATTCGTTTCGATGACAATGCAGTTGTAATTATTAAAGATGACAAAACTCCTAGAGGAACTCGTGTATTCGGTCCTGTGGCACGTGAATTGCGTGATAAAGGTTACTTAAAAATTGTCTCACTTGCACCAGAAGTGCTATAA
- the rplD gene encoding 50S ribosomal protein L4 codes for MKTTTKKSTSTAKKPAAKKATTAKETSSTKKTSTTTSTTAAKKPAAKKSTTSAKSTTKTVAAEKTKSTSTTTKKATSAKAASEAKETVKKPAVSAEKFEKSAKLEFDTSKLNPKLFASDKIYSQAIFDTIISDRASRRQGTHDVKSRAEVRGGGKKPWRQKGTGRARAGSTRSPIWVGGGRAFGPTPVRNYKLKVNKKVRFNAFVSVLTLLAQSKAVVVDDFKLESISTKAAINKLSELGIKEQKHILIATNDEVTYKSVANLQNVICVKPTSVSVENLIWADVLVLSTEGYENFEGRIK; via the coding sequence ATGAAAACAACAACCAAGAAATCTACTTCAACTGCTAAAAAACCAGCAGCTAAAAAAGCAACTACTGCTAAAGAAACTTCAAGTACAAAGAAAACTTCTACAACAACATCTACAACAGCTGCTAAAAAACCAGCAGCTAAAAAATCAACTACAAGTGCAAAAAGCACAACTAAAACTGTAGCGGCTGAAAAAACTAAGTCAACAAGTACTACAACTAAAAAAGCTACAAGTGCTAAAGCAGCTTCAGAAGCTAAAGAAACAGTTAAAAAGCCTGCTGTTAGTGCTGAAAAATTTGAAAAGAGTGCAAAATTAGAATTTGATACATCTAAACTTAATCCTAAGTTATTTGCATCAGACAAAATTTACTCACAAGCAATTTTTGACACCATTATTTCAGACAGAGCTTCAAGACGTCAAGGTACTCATGATGTAAAAAGCCGTGCTGAAGTACGTGGTGGTGGTAAAAAACCTTGAAGACAAAAAGGCACAGGTAGAGCACGTGCTGGTTCAACTAGATCACCAATATGAGTAGGTGGTGGTAGAGCATTTGGTCCAACACCAGTTAGAAACTACAAGCTTAAAGTTAACAAGAAAGTTCGTTTCAATGCTTTTGTTTCAGTCTTAACCTTATTAGCACAAAGCAAAGCTGTTGTTGTTGATGACTTCAAATTAGAATCAATTTCAACAAAAGCTGCTATTAACAAATTAAGCGAACTAGGCATTAAAGAACAAAAACACATTTTGATTGCTACAAATGACGAAGTTACCTATAAATCAGTTGCAAACTTACAAAATGTAATTTGTGTAAAACCAACATCTGTATCTGTTGAAAACTTAATTTGAGCTGATGTTTTAGTACTTTCAACTGAAGGCTACGAAAACTTTGAAGGGAGAATTAAATAA
- the rpsC gene encoding 30S ribosomal protein S3, with protein sequence MGQKVNPNGFRYGITKPINSVWFAEKQNYGDLLVQDAKIYKFFDKLVRKYQIGNTSIKRTKAQKVTVVLQTSQPAKLLGENGANIEKITQDLHKYLKNKSLDINLQVSLLKQPELNARLAAEAIAQKLENRESFRVAQKLVINDALRAGAKGIKTQVSGRLNGVDMARAEGYSSGEMRLHTLRQDVDFAKATARTIYGAIGVKVWISKGELLEGDK encoded by the coding sequence ATGGGACAAAAGGTTAATCCAAATGGCTTCCGTTATGGAATTACAAAGCCTATTAACTCTGTTTGATTTGCTGAAAAGCAAAACTATGGAGACTTATTAGTTCAAGATGCTAAAATTTACAAATTCTTCGATAAATTAGTTAGAAAATACCAAATTGGCAACACCTCAATTAAAAGAACTAAAGCACAAAAAGTTACCGTTGTATTACAAACTAGCCAACCAGCTAAATTACTTGGCGAAAATGGCGCAAATATTGAAAAAATTACCCAAGATTTGCACAAATATTTAAAAAATAAATCACTTGATATTAATTTACAAGTTTCATTATTGAAACAACCTGAATTAAATGCTAGACTAGCTGCTGAAGCTATAGCACAAAAATTAGAAAACCGTGAAAGTTTTCGTGTTGCCCAAAAGCTAGTTATTAATGATGCACTTAGAGCTGGTGCAAAAGGAATTAAAACCCAAGTTTCAGGACGTTTAAATGGTGTAGATATGGCTAGAGCAGAAGGCTACAGCAGTGGTGAAATGCGACTTCACACTTTAAGACAAGATGTTGACTTTGCTAAGGCAACAGCAAGAACCATTTATGGTGCTATTGGTGTGAAAGTATGAATTTCTAAAGGTGAACTTTTGGAAGGAGATAAATAA
- the rplV gene encoding 50S ribosomal protein L22, translating to MNNQSAKAVVKIQRISPRKARLVADLFRGKDVKVALGILNNTNKKASQLFIKLLNSAIANATNNHGMDASKLFVKEVLVNEGPTLKRYQPRSQGRAYSIFKRTSNLSITLEERV from the coding sequence ATGAACAATCAAAGTGCTAAAGCAGTTGTTAAAATTCAAAGAATTTCACCAAGAAAAGCACGTTTAGTTGCTGACTTATTCAGAGGTAAAGACGTTAAAGTTGCTCTTGGTATTCTAAACAACACAAACAAAAAAGCATCACAATTATTTATTAAATTATTAAATTCAGCTATTGCTAACGCAACAAACAACCATGGTATGGATGCATCTAAATTATTTGTTAAAGAAGTATTAGTTAATGAAGGTCCAACACTTAAAAGATATCAACCACGTTCACAAGGTAGAGCTTATTCTATTTTCAAAAGAACATCTAATTTATCAATAACATTGGAAGAAAGGGTATAG
- the rpsS gene encoding 30S ribosomal protein S19, whose product MARSLKKGPFADEHLLKKVDAILEGKMPKKPIKTWSRRSTIFPSFIGLTFQVHNGHQHIDVYVTDDMVGHKLGEFVPTRTYSGHGAEKGKKK is encoded by the coding sequence ATGGCTCGTAGTCTTAAAAAAGGCCCTTTTGCTGATGAACACTTACTTAAAAAAGTAGATGCTATTTTAGAAGGAAAAATGCCAAAGAAGCCAATTAAAACTTGATCAAGAAGATCAACCATCTTCCCAAGTTTTATAGGTTTAACATTCCAAGTTCACAACGGCCACCAACATATTGATGTTTATGTAACTGATGATATGGTTGGTCACAAGTTAGGTGAATTTGTTCCAACTAGAACATACTCAGGTCATGGTGCTGAAAAAGGTAAGAAGAAATAA
- the rpmC gene encoding 50S ribosomal protein L29 — protein MLYKDIKVSHLMNSNDELQKLVKDFEAELWTLNFKKSVGSLDQSHKIRAIRRDIARIKTELNAREKGAK, from the coding sequence ATGCTTTACAAAGATATTAAAGTTAGTCACTTGATGAACTCCAATGATGAACTCCAAAAACTAGTGAAAGACTTTGAAGCTGAATTATGAACATTAAATTTCAAAAAGTCAGTTGGAAGCTTAGACCAAAGCCACAAAATTAGAGCAATTAGAAGAGACATTGCCAGAATAAAGACTGAGTTAAATGCAAGAGAAAAGGGAGCTAAATAA
- the rplE gene encoding 50S ribosomal protein L5, whose product MNLKQKYLTDVVPALMKQYGYKSIMQVPRLEKIVLNMTAGKEVTNSKAIEEVLNELTQISGQKPFQTRAKKSNASWKLREGMAMGGKVTLRRDRMWDFLEKFINVAMPRIRDFRGANPKAFDGRGNYSFGVKEEIIFPEIEFDKIRRIKGLDVQIITSVNNDKEARSLLELIGMPFSKGEK is encoded by the coding sequence ATGAACTTAAAGCAAAAATATTTAACTGATGTAGTTCCTGCTTTAATGAAGCAATATGGCTATAAATCAATTATGCAAGTTCCAAGATTAGAAAAAATAGTGCTAAATATGACGGCTGGTAAAGAAGTTACAAACTCAAAAGCAATTGAAGAAGTACTTAACGAATTAACTCAAATTTCAGGACAAAAACCTTTCCAAACTCGTGCTAAAAAATCAAATGCTTCATGAAAACTTCGTGAAGGAATGGCGATGGGTGGTAAAGTAACATTAAGAAGAGACAGAATGTGAGACTTTTTGGAAAAATTCATTAATGTTGCTATGCCTCGTATTCGTGACTTCCGTGGTGCTAATCCTAAAGCATTTGACGGTAGAGGAAATTACTCATTTGGAGTAAAGGAAGAAATCATCTTCCCAGAAATTGAATTTGACAAAATTAGAAGAATTAAAGGCCTTGATGTGCAAATTATTACATCAGTTAACAATGACAAAGAAGCTAGAAGTTTATTAGAATTAATCGGAATGCCTTTTAGTAAGGGAGAAAAATAG
- the rplX gene encoding 50S ribosomal protein L24: protein MKIKFKKNDEVIVIAGSHKGKTGRIVKVDINNNTAIVKDINIVTKHVKPGQGNDGSIKKMEAPIHVSNLSILVKKATKTSPAQFSKIGYKFDKDNKKVRILRKTKKEI from the coding sequence ATGAAAATCAAATTTAAGAAAAATGATGAAGTAATAGTTATTGCTGGTTCACATAAGGGCAAAACTGGCCGTATTGTTAAGGTTGATATTAACAACAATACAGCTATAGTTAAAGACATTAACATAGTAACAAAACACGTAAAACCTGGTCAAGGCAATGATGGCTCAATTAAGAAAATGGAAGCTCCAATTCATGTTTCAAATCTTTCAATCTTAGTTAAAAAAGCAACTAAAACATCTCCAGCACAATTTTCTAAAATTGGATACAAATTTGACAAAGATAATAAAAAAGTACGTATCTTACGTAAAACTAAGAAGGAAATTTAG
- the rpsH gene encoding 30S ribosomal protein S8, translated as MFITDPISDMIVRIKNANQRKFKTVLIPYSNKKAKILEILLNEGYISSFVTKGEGKDKTLEVALKYKGNQSAIIDFKRISKPGLRVYAAANNLSSVLSGYGTVIISTSKGVMTEKQARKENVGGEVLAYIW; from the coding sequence ATGTTTATAACAGATCCTATTTCAGATATGATTGTTAGAATCAAAAATGCAAATCAAAGAAAATTTAAAACTGTACTAATTCCTTATTCAAATAAAAAGGCAAAAATTCTAGAAATTCTTTTAAACGAAGGTTACATTTCAAGTTTTGTTACAAAAGGTGAAGGCAAAGACAAAACTTTAGAAGTAGCATTAAAATACAAAGGCAATCAATCAGCAATTATTGACTTCAAACGTATTTCAAAACCAGGGCTAAGGGTATATGCTGCTGCAAATAATTTATCATCAGTATTATCAGGCTATGGTACAGTTATAATCTCAACTTCTAAAGGTGTAATGACTGAAAAACAAGCTCGTAAGGAAAATGTAGGTGGTGAAGTACTTGCCTACATTTGATAG
- the rplR gene encoding 50S ribosomal protein L18 produces the protein MATLSRNQARQIKHRRERQHISGTAEKPRLCVFKSLQNFYAQLIDDTKGITLASVSTLEKGKYNGNIQAATAAGEKMGEIIKGLKIKSIVFDRSGYIYHGRVKAFADAVRSKGVKF, from the coding sequence ATGGCAACATTATCAAGAAATCAAGCACGTCAAATTAAACACAGACGCGAACGTCAACACATTAGTGGTACAGCAGAAAAACCTAGATTATGCGTATTTAAATCACTTCAAAACTTTTATGCACAATTAATTGACGATACTAAAGGAATTACATTAGCTAGTGTTTCAACATTAGAAAAAGGCAAATACAACGGAAATATTCAAGCTGCAACTGCTGCCGGTGAGAAAATGGGTGAAATTATTAAAGGCTTAAAAATTAAAAGCATTGTCTTCGACCGTTCAGGTTACATTTATCACGGAAGAGTTAAGGCATTTGCTGATGCAGTAAGATCAAAAGGAGTTAAATTCTAA
- the rplW gene encoding 50S ribosomal protein L23, giving the protein MEITRVIKSPVLTEKSNEALGKNVYTFEVDWAANKFQIKKAVEFIFKVKVLSVNTLKVDKQPKNLGRFHGFTNKYKKAFVKLADGYSISFYPQEEEKQDKAKVEKEKAEAIKAEKEKNAEKEAKLAEKIAAKKAKKSSATKEKEEK; this is encoded by the coding sequence ATGGAAATAACTCGTGTTATCAAAAGTCCAGTTCTTACTGAAAAGTCAAACGAAGCTTTAGGTAAAAATGTGTACACATTTGAAGTTGATTGAGCAGCTAACAAGTTTCAAATTAAAAAAGCTGTTGAGTTCATCTTTAAAGTTAAGGTGTTATCAGTTAACACACTTAAAGTTGACAAGCAACCTAAAAATTTAGGTCGTTTCCACGGATTTACAAACAAATACAAAAAAGCTTTTGTTAAATTAGCTGACGGCTATTCAATTTCATTCTACCCACAAGAAGAAGAAAAACAAGATAAAGCTAAAGTTGAAAAAGAAAAAGCTGAAGCTATTAAAGCTGAAAAAGAAAAGAATGCAGAAAAAGAAGCTAAATTAGCAGAAAAAATTGCTGCTAAAAAAGCTAAAAAATCATCTGCAACCAAAGAAAAAGAAGAAAAATAA
- a CDS encoding type Z 30S ribosomal protein S14 produces the protein MAKSSLKAKQKKHAKFSTRAYTRCELCGRVHAVLRKYKICRICFRELAHQGKIPGMKKASW, from the coding sequence ATGGCTAAAAGTTCATTAAAAGCTAAACAAAAGAAACACGCTAAATTCTCAACACGTGCTTACACACGTTGTGAATTATGTGGACGTGTACATGCAGTTTTAAGAAAATACAAAATCTGCCGTATTTGTTTCCGTGAATTAGCACACCAAGGCAAAATACCTGGTATGAAGAAAGCGAGTTGATAA
- the rplC gene encoding 50S ribosomal protein L3, whose translation MKGILGRKVGMTQIYTELGQRIPVTVVEVKPNVVSKVLTVEKNGYFATQLATVEKKAKRVNRPLAGQFIQAKTTPKQYIKEIRGMEGYELGQEVNASIFSAGELVDITGISKGKGFAGTIKRWNQHIGPKSHGGGGGSQPVRQTGSLGDISGNRVVKGMTMPGHLGSEKTTVQNLEIVKVDTVNNLLLVKGSIPGAKKSFVIIKQAVKGLPTKEAIKLVNVKEVVKMNELIEKAKKFNIEVTVGMTSAELEPLIHKAEEEQAAEGDK comes from the coding sequence ATGAAAGGAATCTTAGGACGTAAGGTTGGAATGACTCAAATCTACACAGAACTTGGTCAAAGAATACCAGTTACTGTTGTTGAAGTTAAACCAAATGTTGTTTCAAAAGTTCTAACAGTAGAAAAAAATGGTTATTTTGCAACACAATTAGCTACTGTTGAGAAAAAAGCTAAGAGAGTAAACAGACCATTAGCTGGTCAATTTATTCAAGCTAAAACAACACCTAAGCAATACATTAAAGAAATTCGTGGCATGGAAGGCTATGAATTAGGTCAAGAAGTTAATGCAAGCATTTTTTCGGCTGGCGAACTAGTTGACATTACCGGTATTTCTAAAGGTAAAGGATTTGCCGGAACAATTAAAAGATGAAACCAACACATAGGACCTAAATCGCACGGTGGTGGTGGTGGTAGTCAACCTGTTAGACAAACTGGCTCTCTTGGTGATATATCAGGTAACCGTGTTGTTAAAGGTATGACAATGCCAGGTCACTTAGGTTCAGAAAAAACAACAGTACAAAACTTGGAAATTGTTAAAGTTGACACAGTGAACAACCTACTTTTAGTTAAAGGTTCAATTCCAGGTGCTAAAAAATCATTTGTGATTATTAAGCAAGCTGTTAAAGGTCTTCCAACTAAGGAGGCAATCAAGTTAGTTAACGTTAAAGAAGTTGTTAAGATGAATGAGCTTATTGAAAAAGCTAAGAAATTCAATATTGAAGTTACAGTTGGTATGACTTCGGCTGAATTAGAACCATTAATTCACAAAGCTGAAGAAGAACAAGCTGCTGAAGGAGATAAATAA
- the rplP gene encoding 50S ribosomal protein L16 — translation MLQPKRTKYRKPFLVRHDKRKAHKGNTVEFGEFGLQAVTSAWVDARQIEAARIAITRRMGREGNVIIRIFPHFSKTSKPIGVRMGSGKGSPEKWYTAVKVNTVMFEVSGVSEEIARDALRLGGHKLPVSWKIITKSEGDNQ, via the coding sequence ATGCTTCAACCCAAAAGAACTAAATATCGTAAGCCTTTTTTAGTACGTCATGATAAAAGAAAAGCTCACAAAGGTAATACAGTAGAGTTTGGCGAATTTGGTCTACAAGCAGTTACTTCAGCTTGAGTAGATGCTCGTCAAATCGAAGCTGCACGTATTGCTATTACACGTAGAATGGGTCGTGAAGGTAATGTTATTATTAGAATTTTCCCTCACTTCTCAAAAACATCTAAACCTATCGGTGTACGTATGGGTTCAGGTAAAGGTTCTCCTGAAAAATGATATACAGCTGTTAAGGTAAACACTGTTATGTTCGAAGTTTCAGGTGTTTCTGAAGAAATTGCACGTGATGCACTTAGACTAGGTGGTCACAAATTACCAGTGTCATGAAAAATTATTACTAAAAGTGAAGGAGATAATCAATAA